One part of the Kwoniella dendrophila CBS 6074 chromosome 5, complete sequence genome encodes these proteins:
- a CDS encoding isopentenyl-diphosphate delta-isomerase, with the protein MATAFTETIPPSLPVPSTNGTISLDTYDEEQVRLMEERCILVTPEDKAYGEDSKKTCHLMSNINTGLLHRAFSVFLFRPKDGKLLLQKRADEKITFPSMWTNTCCSHPLSIKSELVEENQAGVKSAAIRKLPQELGIPESQLKPEDFIYLTKIHYLAPSDGLWGEHEIDYIMFSTIDVDLEINPNEVSDAKYVSKQELETMFSESGNSFTPWFKLIARDLLYPWWDEMLEKSKAEGWNLEKGEGRVNAKVLANGPRVGDLIKMI; encoded by the exons ATGGCCACCGCTTTCACAGAGAccataccaccttctttacctgtaccatcaACAAATGGAACAATCAGCTTAGACACTTACGATGAAGAGCAAGTTAGGTTAATGGAAGAAAGATGCATTTTAGTTACACCTGAAGATAAAGCatatggtgaagatagtAAGAAAACAT GCCACTTAATGTCAAATATAAATACAGGTTTATTACATAGAGCATTTTCAGTCTTTTTATTCAGAccaaaagatggtaaactGTTATTGCAGAAGAGAGCAGATGAAAAGATTACTTTCCCATCAATGTGGACAAATACCTGTTGTTCACACCCCCTGAGTATAAAATCTGAATTAGTTGAGGAGAATCAAGCTG GTGTCAAATCGGCTGCTATCCGAAAATTACCACAGGAACTTGGTATTCCAGAATCACAATTGAAACCAGAAGATTTCATATATTTAACCAAGATTCATTATCTAGCACCAAGTGACGGTTTATGGGGTGAACatgaaa TTGATTATATCATGTTCTCAACTATCGATGTTGATTTGGAaataaatccaaatgaagTTAGCGATGCCAAATATGTATCTAAACAAGAATTAGAAACTATGTTCTCGGAATCAG GTAACTCCTTCACACCATGGTTCAAACTCATAGCACGTGATTTGTTGTACCCATGGTGGGATGAAATgcttgaaaaatcaaaagctgaaggatggaatttagaaaaaggtgaaggtagagTCAATGCTAAAGTTTTAGCAAATGGACCTAGGGttggtgatttgatcaaaatgatataa